Sequence from the Oikeobacillus pervagus genome:
ATCGTGGCTGCACCAGCCGCAAGACCACTAATATCTAACATCATCGCAATGGCGGCACTAGAAATAGGGGCAGTTAGGGCAAGTCCCATTAAAGTTGCCACAAGTATGCCCATTGTAATAGGCTTTTGCATGGTAGCCCATTCAATCCACCCACCAAAGACTTTCATGAATGTTGCAATTTCCGGCCCAATAAAAGCGGCCACAGCATAACCTGAAAAAATCGTAACAAAAGGGGTCACGATAATATCTACCTTGGTTGTTTGACTTACCAATTTTCCGATTTCAGTTGATAGAAGAGCGGCTACATAACTGCCCGCTGGTCCACCGAGTGCCGCCCCAGCCGCCCCAGTTACCACACTTGCGAAAAGTACAAGAGGAGGAGCCTTTAATCCAAATGCGACCGCAACCCCAATGGCTGGCCCCATTAACCCCATTGCCAATTTCCCCATTTCAATGAAAAATGGGAGTGAAAATTGTTGTCCGATCGTTTGTATAATTAACCCTATGATTAATGACCCAAATAGCCCAAGAGCCATATAGCTTAAGGCTTCAACAAAATAAACTTTAGGAGAGAGTGAGATCCCCTTCTTTTGTAAATATGCTTTCATATGCTTCCCTCCAATTG
This genomic interval carries:
- a CDS encoding PTS transporter subunit IIC; the protein is MKAYLQKKGISLSPKVYFVEALSYMALGLFGSLIIGLIIQTIGQQFSLPFFIEMGKLAMGLMGPAIGVAVAFGLKAPPLVLFASVVTGAAGAALGGPAGSYVAALLSTEIGKLVSQTTKVDIIVTPFVTIFSGYAVAAFIGPEIATFMKVFGGWIEWATMQKPITMGILVATLMGLALTAPISSAAIAMMLDISGLAAGAATIGCSAQMIGFAISSYRENKLGGFIAQGLGTSMLQVPNIVRSPLILIPPTVAGAILAPIGTTIWPMLNNAAGAGMGTSGLVGQIMTFTVMGFSGEILLKVLILHFIGPLVISLIISEWMRKMGWIKYGQMAIETGGK